From Roseburia hominis, the proteins below share one genomic window:
- the moaC gene encoding cyclic pyranopterin monophosphate synthase MoaC — protein MELTHFDENGKALMVDVTAKNDTERVATATGKITVSKEVYEAIENGTVGKGDVLGVATTAGIMGAKRTSELIPMCHILLLTNCRVRFEMVPEESAIYCFCTVKVTGKTGVEMEALTGVSVALLTVYDMCKAIDKSMEIGDIYLIRKIGGKSGEVKNANHRKVQELAEKLNIL, from the coding sequence ATGGAATTGACGCATTTTGATGAAAATGGAAAGGCTTTGATGGTGGATGTCACCGCAAAAAACGATACGGAGCGTGTGGCTACAGCGACGGGAAAGATTACGGTAAGTAAAGAGGTATATGAGGCAATCGAAAATGGTACAGTTGGGAAAGGCGATGTGCTGGGGGTGGCGACGACCGCCGGAATTATGGGAGCGAAGCGGACTTCGGAGCTGATTCCTATGTGCCACATTCTTCTTCTGACGAACTGTAGGGTGCGGTTTGAGATGGTTCCGGAGGAGTCTGCGATTTATTGCTTCTGCACCGTGAAGGTGACAGGGAAGACCGGAGTGGAAATGGAGGCTTTGACCGGAGTCAGTGTGGCGCTTCTGACGGTTTACGATATGTGCAAGGCAATCGATAAATCTATGGAGATCGGGGATATTTATCTGATCAGGAAGATTGGTGGTAAGAGCGGAGAGGTGAAGAATGCGAATCATCGAAAAGTGCAGGAACTTGCCGAAAAATTAAATATTTTGTAG
- a CDS encoding glycine--tRNA ligase, whose protein sequence is MVEKTMDKIVALAKNRGFVYPGSEIYGGLANTWDYGNLGVELKNNVKKAWWKKFVQENPYNVGVDCAILMNPQTWVASGHLGGFSDPLMDCKECHERFRADKLIEDYSKEHGIELEGSIDGWTHQQMADFVREHEIPCPTCGKHNFTDIREFNLMFKTFQGVTEDAKNVVYLRPETAQGIFVNFKNVQRTSRKKLPFGICQVGKSFRNEITPGNFTFRTREFEQMELEFFCKPDTDLEWFDYWKSYCLNWLFTLGLKKEEVRYRDHDKEELSFYSKATTDVEFLFPFGWGELWGIADRTDYDLTQHQNTSGQDMTYFDDETKEKYIPYVIEPSLGADRMVLAFLCGAYDEEELEGGDKRTVLHFHPALAPVKIGVLPLSKKLNEGAEKIYTELSKYYNCEFDDRGNIGKRYRRQDEIGTPFCVTYDFESEEDGAVTVRDRDTMEQERVKIEDLKAYFEKKFEW, encoded by the coding sequence ATGGTAGAAAAGACAATGGACAAAATTGTAGCTTTGGCAAAAAACAGAGGCTTTGTATATCCGGGGTCTGAAATCTACGGGGGACTTGCAAATACGTGGGATTACGGTAATCTTGGGGTAGAACTCAAGAATAACGTAAAGAAAGCCTGGTGGAAGAAGTTCGTTCAGGAGAATCCTTACAATGTAGGCGTCGACTGTGCGATTCTTATGAATCCCCAGACATGGGTTGCATCCGGTCACCTGGGAGGATTCAGTGATCCGCTTATGGATTGTAAAGAGTGCCATGAGCGTTTCCGGGCAGATAAATTGATTGAAGATTATTCCAAAGAGCATGGAATCGAGCTGGAAGGAAGCATCGATGGCTGGACGCATCAGCAGATGGCTGATTTCGTAAGAGAGCACGAGATTCCGTGTCCGACTTGTGGTAAACATAATTTTACAGATATTCGTGAATTTAACCTGATGTTCAAGACATTCCAGGGCGTGACCGAGGACGCAAAGAACGTTGTATATCTTCGTCCGGAGACTGCACAGGGAATTTTCGTAAACTTTAAGAATGTACAGCGTACTTCCAGAAAGAAACTTCCGTTTGGTATCTGCCAGGTTGGTAAATCCTTCCGTAACGAGATTACACCGGGTAACTTCACATTCCGTACCCGTGAGTTCGAGCAGATGGAGCTGGAGTTCTTCTGCAAACCGGATACCGATCTTGAGTGGTTCGATTACTGGAAGAGCTACTGCCTGAACTGGCTGTTCACCCTGGGACTTAAGAAAGAAGAAGTTCGTTACAGAGATCATGATAAAGAGGAACTTTCCTTCTACAGCAAGGCTACGACTGACGTAGAATTCCTGTTCCCATTTGGATGGGGCGAGCTGTGGGGCATCGCAGACAGAACCGATTATGACCTGACTCAGCATCAGAATACGTCAGGACAGGATATGACCTACTTTGATGATGAGACCAAAGAGAAATATATCCCGTATGTAATCGAACCGTCACTTGGAGCTGACCGTATGGTACTTGCGTTCCTCTGCGGCGCTTACGATGAGGAAGAATTAGAGGGTGGAGACAAACGTACTGTTCTTCATTTCCACCCGGCTCTTGCTCCAGTCAAGATTGGTGTGCTTCCGCTTTCCAAGAAGCTGAACGAGGGAGCTGAGAAGATCTATACCGAGCTTAGCAAATACTACAATTGTGAATTTGATGACCGTGGAAATATCGGTAAGAGATATCGTCGTCAGGACGAGATCGGAACTCCGTTCTGTGTAACGTATGACTTCGAGTCTGAGGAAGATGGCGCAGTGACCGTGCGTGACCGTGATACGATGGAGCAGGAAAGAGTTAAAATTGAAGATCTGAAGGCTTACTTTGAGAAGAAATTTGAGTGGTAA
- a CDS encoding translation initiation factor 2 translates to MKGKYHIVVQNNRLRYELTVCRNITIIRGDSATGKTTLINLIEQAAELGENSGVDVVCERPCRTLSGKDWNLILPHIHEQIIFFDEENQFIKSQEFAAAVKASDNYFVIITREDLPNLPYSVEEIYGIHISGKYHDLRRTYNEMYRIYSPETFSGKVKPDLIVVEDSNSGYEFFSAVCSEHNINCLSAKGKSNLKQVVPQREGQILVVADGAAIGSEMNELYQMMKINSCMKCYLPESFEWLILKSGQIDGKAVQDILEHSEDFIESQKYFSWERFFTALLVEYTQNSYLKYSKSKLNEAYLRGKLKQAMLAVMEGICWEK, encoded by the coding sequence ATGAAGGGAAAATACCATATTGTTGTGCAAAATAACAGGCTCCGTTATGAGTTGACTGTTTGCAGGAACATCACCATCATTCGTGGAGACAGTGCTACCGGGAAAACTACGCTCATCAACCTGATTGAACAGGCGGCTGAACTGGGTGAGAATTCTGGTGTAGATGTGGTCTGTGAACGGCCATGTCGTACTTTGAGTGGAAAGGACTGGAACCTGATTTTGCCACACATTCATGAGCAGATCATTTTCTTCGATGAGGAAAACCAGTTCATAAAATCTCAGGAGTTTGCAGCGGCAGTAAAAGCCTCGGACAATTACTTTGTGATTATCACGCGAGAGGATTTGCCAAACCTGCCTTATTCGGTGGAGGAAATTTACGGCATTCATATATCCGGCAAGTATCACGACTTACGGCGTACCTACAATGAGATGTATCGTATCTACAGTCCAGAGACATTTTCCGGAAAAGTGAAACCGGATTTGATTGTGGTTGAAGACTCTAACTCCGGCTATGAGTTTTTCAGTGCGGTATGTTCGGAGCATAATATCAACTGTCTGAGTGCTAAAGGGAAATCAAACCTGAAACAGGTGGTTCCCCAAAGAGAGGGACAGATTTTGGTAGTGGCAGACGGTGCGGCTATTGGTTCTGAAATGAATGAACTGTATCAGATGATGAAGATCAATTCATGCATGAAATGTTATCTGCCGGAGTCTTTCGAATGGCTGATTTTGAAATCCGGCCAGATTGACGGCAAGGCTGTTCAGGATATTTTGGAGCATTCGGAGGATTTTATTGAAAGCCAGAAGTATTTTAGCTGGGAGCGTTTTTTCACTGCGCTTCTGGTGGAATATACGCAGAATTCTTATCTTAAATATAGCAAAAGCAAGCTGAATGAAGCCTATTTACGGGGCAAGTTGAAGCAAGCTATGTTGGCTGTGATGGAAGGCATTTGTTGGGAAAAGTAA
- a CDS encoding citrate transporter, producing the protein MEYVIGILLLVSFCGLVVYAVRGGNLMLGIFVMAIIWTVLPMLGNMFVTNPEFIAANREAVSVTWTEALQKVFQSGPEGWGSVLVNVVFGAWFGRVLMNTGIASTLIRTTTELGGDKPAITCILLCVVTTACFSSIFGAGAVVAIGVIVLPIFMSLGIPKVVATCSFMLSVGAGMFVNPVLYGQYSAFFLGEDGKTLYPYEQHVSWGIYALAIQVVVVIIMILVMTRQKKVHSWAATAPVSKKSRRGDNAPGIALIAPIIPVVLLIVFKVPIILGFIIGSFYALFTCRKIKGWAQTCRMINKDFFDGVVDTAPLVGFLLMLPMFNKAAELCVPYFNALLGGIIPNNTLVISIVFAVLAPIGMFRGPFTLFGCGAATLGILKGIGFATSYLAPLIIIPSTVMNVSCCITQSWIVWGVNYTKVSTKEYLKISTAVGWIICVILQVMVYFMFGQ; encoded by the coding sequence ATGGAATATGTAATAGGAATTTTGTTACTGGTTTCTTTCTGTGGCTTGGTTGTATATGCCGTGCGAGGTGGAAATCTTATGCTTGGAATTTTTGTGATGGCTATTATCTGGACGGTGCTCCCGATGCTCGGTAATATGTTTGTTACAAATCCAGAATTTATAGCAGCAAATCGGGAGGCAGTTAGTGTCACATGGACAGAGGCACTTCAGAAGGTATTTCAGAGCGGCCCGGAAGGCTGGGGTTCGGTGCTTGTCAATGTGGTATTCGGTGCATGGTTTGGAAGAGTTTTGATGAATACGGGAATTGCTTCCACACTGATTCGTACAACAACAGAGCTTGGCGGAGACAAGCCGGCAATTACATGTATTTTGCTTTGCGTAGTAACAACGGCATGTTTCTCGTCTATTTTCGGAGCCGGAGCAGTTGTGGCGATTGGAGTTATTGTACTTCCGATTTTTATGTCGCTGGGTATTCCGAAGGTAGTAGCAACGTGTTCCTTCATGCTGAGTGTTGGAGCAGGAATGTTTGTAAATCCAGTTCTCTACGGACAGTATTCTGCATTCTTCTTAGGAGAAGACGGAAAGACATTATATCCGTATGAGCAGCATGTATCCTGGGGAATATACGCACTGGCTATTCAAGTTGTTGTCGTTATTATTATGATTCTGGTCATGACAAGACAGAAAAAGGTACATAGCTGGGCGGCTACTGCACCAGTATCAAAGAAAAGCCGGCGTGGAGATAATGCACCGGGAATTGCCTTAATTGCACCGATCATTCCGGTTGTACTTCTTATTGTATTCAAGGTTCCGATTATTTTAGGGTTCATTATCGGAAGTTTCTACGCACTGTTTACTTGTAGAAAGATTAAGGGGTGGGCACAGACTTGCCGTATGATTAATAAAGATTTCTTTGATGGTGTTGTAGATACGGCTCCTCTGGTTGGATTTTTGTTAATGCTTCCCATGTTTAATAAAGCAGCAGAGCTTTGTGTTCCTTACTTTAATGCATTGCTTGGAGGGATTATTCCGAATAATACGCTGGTCATCAGCATTGTATTTGCAGTGTTGGCACCGATTGGAATGTTCCGTGGACCATTTACACTGTTTGGCTGTGGTGCAGCAACACTTGGTATCTTAAAAGGTATTGGATTTGCAACATCTTATCTTGCACCACTTATTATTATCCCGAGTACCGTTATGAACGTATCCTGCTGCATTACACAGTCCTGGATCGTATGGGGTGTAAATTATACAAAAGTATCTACAAAAGAATATTTGAAGATCAGTACGGCTGTTGGTTGGATCATCTGTGTGATTCTCCAGGTTATGGTATATTTTATGTTCGGGCAATAA
- a CDS encoding hydantoinase/oxoprolinase family protein has protein sequence MSDRKVRMGIDVGGTHTKAVAIDNATQQIIGKSSVKTTHDDKYGVATGVVQAFKNCLKENHIDPEDVIFVAHSTTQATNALIEGDVAKVGVIGSSLGGLEGVLAKAQTKLKDIDLGSGRKISICNAFIKEKDMNHDSIKKAAEKLKAEGAQVFVASEAFGVDDMSSEKAIYDVTKGEMGMETSIASEITKLYGLTRRTRTAAINASILPKMLNTANSTEESVRSAGVKVPLMIMRGDGGVMEINEMKKRPVLTMLSGPAASVMGSLMYLRASNGVYFEVGGTTTNIGVIKNGRPAIDYSIVGGHRTYITSLDVRVLGVAGGSMIRLSKNGVTDVGPRSAHIAGLDYAVFTPEEEIVDPQLELFSPKEGDPADYVAIRLKSGKRITITNSCAANVLGLVKPEHFSYGNANAARKAMKPIADYLGVAVEEVATQILTRAYEKISPVILELAEKYKLEHDQISLVGVGGGATSLIGFCAQKMNINYSVPENAEVISSIGVALAMVRDVVERVVPNPTPEDIRSIKREAIDKAVESGASPDTVEVHIEIDPQTSKLTAIALGSTEVKTAELMSECSEEEAKELAAADLRRDKKEIELVCQIPNFYVYQAKEKDRNPLRILDKKGFIKVQRTDGTAVITKVASYRSVVSRLWEELAIYKADAILRPDYYVCAGARVMDFNGSGELEQILMLMDVEMQSIDPNEEVVIVGAKSQI, from the coding sequence ATGAGTGATAGAAAAGTAAGAATGGGAATTGATGTCGGCGGTACGCACACGAAAGCAGTTGCTATCGACAATGCAACACAGCAGATTATCGGGAAATCTTCTGTAAAAACAACACATGATGATAAATATGGTGTGGCAACAGGTGTTGTGCAGGCATTTAAGAACTGCCTAAAAGAGAATCATATTGATCCGGAGGATGTTATCTTTGTGGCTCATAGTACAACTCAGGCTACCAATGCATTGATTGAAGGAGATGTGGCAAAGGTTGGAGTGATCGGAAGCTCTTTGGGTGGCTTAGAAGGTGTTTTGGCGAAAGCTCAGACGAAGCTTAAAGATATTGATTTGGGATCCGGAAGAAAGATCAGCATTTGTAATGCATTTATTAAAGAAAAGGATATGAATCATGATTCTATAAAAAAAGCAGCAGAAAAGTTAAAAGCAGAAGGAGCTCAGGTATTTGTTGCATCAGAAGCCTTTGGAGTAGATGATATGTCAAGTGAGAAGGCAATCTATGATGTAACAAAGGGCGAGATGGGTATGGAGACAAGTATTGCATCTGAAATTACTAAATTATATGGCCTCACGAGAAGAACGAGAACTGCGGCAATTAATGCGAGTATCCTGCCTAAAATGCTCAACACTGCTAATTCTACGGAAGAAAGTGTGCGTTCCGCAGGAGTTAAAGTTCCGCTTATGATTATGCGCGGTGATGGCGGCGTTATGGAAATTAATGAGATGAAAAAACGTCCGGTATTAACAATGCTATCGGGACCGGCAGCTTCGGTTATGGGGTCTCTTATGTATCTAAGAGCTTCTAATGGAGTCTACTTTGAAGTAGGAGGAACGACGACCAATATTGGAGTTATTAAAAATGGACGACCGGCGATCGATTATTCTATCGTGGGAGGGCACAGAACGTATATTACATCTTTAGATGTGCGTGTCCTTGGAGTAGCGGGCGGAAGTATGATTCGTTTATCGAAGAATGGAGTTACAGATGTGGGTCCTCGCTCTGCACATATTGCAGGACTTGACTATGCAGTATTTACTCCGGAGGAGGAGATCGTTGATCCGCAACTTGAGTTATTCTCACCAAAAGAAGGTGATCCTGCAGATTATGTGGCAATCAGGTTAAAGAGTGGTAAGAGAATTACAATTACCAATTCATGTGCGGCAAATGTCCTTGGACTTGTAAAACCAGAGCATTTCTCTTATGGTAATGCAAATGCGGCAAGAAAGGCAATGAAACCAATTGCTGATTATCTTGGAGTTGCAGTGGAAGAGGTTGCAACGCAGATTCTTACAAGAGCGTACGAGAAAATCAGCCCGGTTATCCTGGAACTGGCAGAAAAATATAAATTAGAGCATGATCAGATTTCTTTGGTCGGTGTCGGCGGAGGCGCAACCTCTCTGATCGGTTTCTGCGCGCAGAAGATGAACATTAATTACAGTGTTCCTGAGAATGCGGAGGTTATTTCCTCCATCGGCGTGGCACTTGCTATGGTAAGAGATGTTGTAGAACGTGTTGTTCCGAATCCAACACCGGAAGATATCAGAAGCATTAAGCGGGAAGCAATTGATAAGGCAGTAGAAAGCGGGGCTTCTCCGGATACAGTGGAAGTGCATATTGAGATTGACCCGCAGACTTCAAAGCTCACTGCGATCGCGCTTGGTTCCACAGAAGTAAAGACTGCAGAGTTGATGTCTGAGTGCAGTGAAGAAGAAGCAAAAGAATTGGCGGCGGCAGATTTGAGAAGAGATAAAAAAGAGATTGAACTTGTATGTCAGATTCCGAATTTTTATGTATATCAGGCAAAGGAAAAAGACAGAAATCCGCTTCGTATTTTAGATAAAAAGGGATTTATTAAAGTACAGCGTACAGATGGAACAGCAGTTATAACAAAAGTTGCCTCCTATAGGAGTGTAGTGTCAAGATTATGGGAGGAACTGGCGATTTACAAAGCGGATGCAATCTTAAGACCTGATTATTATGTGTGTGCTGGCGCTAGAGTAATGGATTTTAACGGCTCTGGTGAGTTGGAACAAATACTTATGCTTATGGATGTAGAGATGCAGTCTATTGATCCGAACGAAGAAGTAGTCATTGTAGGTGCAAAGAGTCAGATATAA
- a CDS encoding YhcH/YjgK/YiaL family protein, whose protein sequence is MLTERKDQQRTYDYLAPKFQTALTFLRETDFSKISEGKIEIDGENIFAEIQEYTTKPQEECRFESHRKYFDIQYMAEGEEYFGYIPVKELKEDTGYDEERDLEFYQMPEINGRIHLKKGDYAIVSPDDGHRPRCIGTAPCKVKKIVVKVKVDL, encoded by the coding sequence ATGCTAACAGAAAGAAAGGATCAGCAAAGGACATATGATTATCTTGCACCCAAATTTCAAACGGCACTGACATTTCTGAGAGAGACAGATTTTTCGAAAATCTCTGAAGGGAAAATAGAAATTGACGGTGAGAATATCTTTGCTGAAATACAGGAATACACGACAAAACCACAAGAAGAATGCAGGTTTGAGTCGCACAGGAAATATTTTGATATTCAGTATATGGCAGAAGGGGAAGAATATTTTGGTTATATACCGGTAAAGGAACTTAAAGAGGATACGGGGTATGATGAGGAACGTGATCTTGAGTTCTATCAGATGCCAGAAATAAATGGCAGAATTCATTTGAAAAAAGGTGACTATGCGATTGTATCACCGGATGATGGACATCGGCCAAGATGTATCGGAACAGCGCCATGTAAAGTAAAAAAAATTGTGGTAAAGGTAAAAGTTGATTTATAG
- a CDS encoding LacI family DNA-binding transcriptional regulator, with protein MNIYDVAKEAGVSITTVSRMINNKGYVSEKTRKKIQDVLDKNEYQPSAIARGLATGSMKTVAIVVVDVRVPHYALTSYIMEQQLSELGYMVLVCNTGEDKEECRKYLHILAERKVDGIILVGSVFNRLCDDDTLNLLEDIPIVMANGKIDRPNIYSVFVDEAYGIELAVHHMYERGRKKIAYVIDKDTESAERKREGFLREMKKLGYNTPEKDVYQTPYGLEGGAKVAEILREKGYDAAVFGEDLTAVGAMNAWRRMGIRIPEEMALSGCNNSEYSYICNPLLTTVNNKGEVLSKLTVQLLRDVVLKKKELATLVVLPELVVRETT; from the coding sequence ATGAATATATATGATGTGGCAAAAGAAGCAGGCGTGTCAATTACCACTGTATCAAGAATGATCAATAATAAAGGTTATGTGAGCGAGAAAACAAGGAAAAAGATTCAGGATGTATTGGATAAGAATGAATATCAGCCGAGTGCTATTGCCAGAGGACTTGCTACAGGTTCCATGAAAACAGTGGCAATTGTTGTTGTGGACGTAAGAGTTCCGCATTATGCATTGACTTCCTATATTATGGAACAGCAGCTTTCTGAACTTGGGTATATGGTCTTAGTATGCAATACAGGAGAGGATAAAGAAGAATGCAGAAAATATCTGCATATATTGGCAGAACGAAAGGTAGATGGCATTATTCTGGTGGGATCGGTGTTTAACCGACTGTGTGATGACGATACCTTGAATCTTTTAGAGGATATTCCGATTGTGATGGCTAATGGGAAAATTGATCGTCCTAATATTTATTCGGTGTTTGTAGACGAAGCTTACGGCATAGAGCTGGCGGTGCATCATATGTATGAAAGAGGACGCAAGAAAATTGCTTATGTGATAGATAAAGATACTGAGTCAGCCGAGAGGAAGCGGGAAGGGTTTTTAAGGGAGATGAAAAAACTTGGATATAACACCCCGGAAAAGGATGTGTATCAGACACCGTACGGGCTGGAAGGAGGAGCAAAGGTCGCAGAAATATTAAGGGAAAAAGGGTATGATGCGGCTGTGTTCGGAGAGGACCTTACAGCTGTAGGCGCTATGAATGCATGGAGAAGGATGGGAATAAGAATTCCAGAAGAGATGGCACTGTCAGGATGTAATAATTCTGAGTATTCTTATATCTGTAATCCACTTCTTACGACTGTAAATAATAAGGGAGAAGTATTGAGCAAACTTACAGTTCAGCTTCTCCGGGATGTAGTATTAAAGAAGAAAGAGCTGGCAACTTTGGTTGTGCTTCCCGAACTTGTTGTGAGGGAGACGACCTGA
- a CDS encoding sugar kinase, protein MSEVILFGEPMAMFVAKTPGALHEVEEFTRLLAGAEVNVAIGLTRLGHSVSYVTKLGYDPFGTYIENKLKEEGIFAQVTKDKNHFTGYQLKNKVSEGDPEVFYFRKNSAASCLSEEDVEKVDLEGAKVLHVTGIPPALSKSTRRATYRLIERARRHGMLISFDPNLRPSLWESREEMIEVINDIASKADIVLPGTGEGLVLMGSEEPEKIAQYYRENGAKTVIVKAGEKGAYVSSEEKCGYYEGYKVETVVDTVGAGDGFAVGVLSAYLENMTIEQMVDRGNAIGSIQVSVASDNEGLPTKEELERYMKEAR, encoded by the coding sequence ATGTCAGAAGTGATTTTATTTGGAGAGCCAATGGCGATGTTTGTAGCAAAGACGCCAGGAGCGCTTCACGAAGTAGAGGAATTTACAAGACTTCTTGCAGGAGCAGAAGTGAATGTAGCAATTGGACTTACAAGGCTGGGACATAGCGTGTCCTATGTTACAAAATTAGGATATGATCCATTTGGGACTTATATTGAGAATAAACTGAAAGAAGAGGGAATTTTTGCACAGGTTACAAAAGATAAGAATCATTTTACAGGATATCAGTTAAAGAATAAGGTGTCCGAGGGAGATCCGGAAGTGTTTTATTTCCGCAAGAATAGCGCCGCTTCCTGCCTGTCTGAGGAAGATGTTGAAAAAGTAGATTTGGAAGGAGCGAAGGTACTGCATGTTACGGGGATACCGCCGGCTTTATCAAAAAGCACTAGGAGAGCCACATACCGCTTGATTGAGCGTGCAAGAAGGCATGGGATGTTAATAAGCTTTGATCCGAACCTTCGTCCGTCTTTGTGGGAGAGCAGGGAAGAGATGATTGAGGTGATTAATGATATAGCTTCTAAGGCAGATATTGTTCTTCCGGGAACTGGGGAAGGCCTGGTGCTTATGGGAAGTGAGGAGCCAGAGAAAATTGCACAGTACTACCGTGAGAATGGAGCAAAAACTGTGATTGTTAAAGCGGGTGAAAAAGGAGCATATGTTTCATCAGAAGAAAAATGTGGCTATTATGAAGGATATAAGGTAGAAACGGTGGTAGATACTGTTGGAGCCGGAGATGGATTTGCAGTAGGTGTACTGAGTGCATATTTGGAAAACATGACAATTGAGCAGATGGTGGACCGCGGAAATGCAATTGGTTCTATCCAGGTCTCTGTAGCAAGTGATAATGAAGGGCTTCCCACAAAGGAAGAGCTTGAGCGTTACATGAAGGAGGCGAGATAG
- a CDS encoding orotidine 5'-phosphate decarboxylase / HUMPS family protein: MRLQAAIDRVSAERADELIDLIDGYADIIEVGTSLIKDFGLEGSVRYLKKKHPEQCILADLKTCDEGEYEFRKAYEEGADIPTVMGFSSIPTLKACQKVAAEYKKEYMIDLLEISDEKLKQLKEGFPEAIFCVHLPSDNGGEGLKELTAHMCGQLKGIQKIAVAGGITLDTVEIMKCAGVDIVIVGGAINKAKDIQEAAKAFADAIRR, from the coding sequence ATGAGACTTCAGGCAGCGATTGACAGAGTGAGCGCGGAACGTGCGGATGAACTTATTGATCTGATAGATGGATATGCAGATATTATTGAAGTCGGGACCTCCCTTATTAAGGATTTTGGATTAGAAGGAAGTGTAAGGTATTTAAAGAAAAAGCACCCGGAGCAGTGTATTCTTGCAGACCTGAAAACATGTGATGAGGGAGAGTATGAATTTCGCAAAGCATATGAAGAAGGGGCGGATATTCCGACTGTTATGGGATTTTCTTCTATCCCGACATTAAAAGCATGTCAGAAAGTGGCAGCAGAATATAAAAAAGAATATATGATTGACCTCCTTGAAATTTCCGATGAGAAACTTAAGCAATTAAAAGAAGGATTTCCAGAGGCGATTTTTTGTGTACATCTTCCATCAGATAATGGGGGAGAGGGTCTGAAAGAGTTGACCGCGCATATGTGCGGTCAGCTAAAAGGAATTCAGAAAATTGCGGTTGCGGGCGGCATTACATTGGATACGGTAGAGATTATGAAATGTGCAGGTGTAGATATTGTTATTGTCGGCGGAGCGATAAATAAAGCGAAAGACATTCAGGAAGCGGCAAAAGCATTTGCTGATGCAATTAGGAGGTAA
- the hxlB gene encoding 6-phospho-3-hexuloisomerase codes for MVDVLQTIMGEIHDVIDKVSEEELQKVIGKLEKTKRIFVAGEGRSGFSAKGFAMRLMHLGYTVFVVGETITPAVSEGDIFIGVSGSGKSANVVNDTKKAAEKGCTVIAVTSKPESPLAQLAGTVLVIPGTVKGDTGDERGSVQLLSSLFDQSLHITLDAVCLLISYRDNTANETATKAHW; via the coding sequence ATGGTTGATGTGTTACAGACCATTATGGGAGAAATCCATGATGTTATTGATAAAGTTAGTGAAGAAGAATTACAGAAAGTAATCGGAAAACTGGAGAAGACGAAGAGAATATTTGTGGCAGGAGAGGGTCGGTCCGGTTTTAGTGCAAAAGGATTTGCGATGCGGCTTATGCATCTTGGTTATACAGTATTTGTGGTTGGCGAGACGATTACACCCGCAGTTTCCGAAGGGGATATATTTATTGGTGTATCCGGTTCTGGTAAGAGCGCAAATGTTGTGAATGATACAAAAAAGGCTGCAGAAAAAGGTTGTACGGTTATTGCAGTTACAAGCAAACCGGAATCGCCGCTGGCACAGCTTGCCGGGACAGTGCTTGTAATTCCGGGAACAGTAAAAGGTGATACGGGAGATGAAAGAGGTTCTGTGCAGCTTTTAAGTTCTCTTTTTGATCAGAGTCTTCATATTACGCTTGATGCAGTGTGCTTATTGATCAGTTACCGGGATAATACGGCAAATGAGACAGCTACAAAGGCGCATTGGTAG
- a CDS encoding bifunctional 4-hydroxy-2-oxoglutarate aldolase/2-dehydro-3-deoxy-phosphogluconate aldolase, which yields MEKMIEKLRRLRIIPVVKLDDAEAAVPLAKALTEGGLACAEVTFRTNAAVESIRKMKKACPQMLVGAGTVLSFAQVDAAIEVGAEFIVSPGLNPKTVRYCQKKNIPIFPGVATASEIEQALELGLDVVKFFPAEPNGGIKAVKALAAPYTMMQFIPTGGISPENVKEYLEFDRIIACGGTWMVKESLVKAGKFDEIKTLTQNVVRLCRLYSENQDKI from the coding sequence ATGGAGAAGATGATAGAAAAGCTTCGCAGGTTGAGAATAATACCAGTTGTGAAGCTGGATGATGCCGAGGCTGCTGTACCTTTGGCAAAGGCGCTTACAGAAGGCGGACTGGCTTGTGCAGAGGTAACATTTAGGACGAACGCTGCTGTGGAGTCCATACGCAAAATGAAAAAAGCTTGCCCGCAGATGCTTGTAGGAGCGGGAACAGTGCTAAGTTTTGCACAAGTAGATGCTGCGATAGAGGTGGGAGCTGAGTTTATCGTAAGTCCCGGTCTCAATCCAAAAACAGTGCGCTATTGTCAGAAAAAGAATATACCGATTTTTCCGGGAGTTGCAACTGCCAGTGAGATTGAGCAGGCATTGGAGTTAGGCCTTGATGTTGTGAAGTTCTTTCCGGCAGAGCCAAATGGAGGAATAAAAGCAGTGAAAGCATTAGCGGCACCTTATACGATGATGCAATTCATACCGACAGGTGGTATTAGTCCGGAAAATGTCAAGGAATATTTGGAGTTTGACAGAATTATAGCCTGTGGAGGTACATGGATGGTGAAGGAAAGTCTTGTAAAAGCAGGCAAATTTGATGAGATAAAAACTTTAACCCAGAATGTCGTCCGATTGTGCAGATTATATTCCGAAAATCAAGACAAAATTTGA